In Marinobacter sp. M3C, the genomic stretch ATTGTGACCGGAAACCTTCATGACCCGTAAAAAACTTCAGATCCGTGTATTGGATGAGCGTATTGGCCAAAGCATAGCGTTTCCCGCCTATGCCACCGATGGCTCTGCGGGCCTGGATTTGCGTGCCTGCTTGTCGCAGCCTCTGGTGCTGGATCCGGGCGACACCCAGCTGATTGGTACTGGCTTGGCGATTCACATTGCGGATCCAGCTCTGGCTGCGCTGATACTCCCGCGCAGCGGCCTGGGCCACAAACATGGCATTGTATTGGGCAATCTGGTCGGATTGATCGATTCCGATTACCAGGGCGAGTTGATGGTGTCTTGCTGGAACCGCGGCCAAACCCGGTTTACTGTTGAGCCTGGAGAACGCCTGGCGCAACTGGTGCTGGTCCCGGTAGTACAAGCTGAATTCGAAGTGGTTGATGAATTCGACAGCAGCCATCGGGGTACGGGTGGATTTGGCTCAACCGGCCGCAACTAGCGTTGGTGATCGGCAACAGCGCCCCAAGTAGCTGCGTTGCAGCTATACTTTGAGAATTAGTTCAACAAGACCGTCGCAATCACCAGGCCCGCAAGTGAGCGTGAGCCGGAACAATGACAAACGCAGGAAAGATCCATGAAGCTGGGCAAAAAAAAGACCCCGGACAGCCAGGCCCCGGACCATTCTAAGGATGCCAAGCCCTCGATGCGGGCAAAAAAACCGTCTGCCAAATCCGATGAGGGCGCGGGTTCAGCGAACCGCATGCGAACACTGGGCAGTGTCGCTTTGAGCCAGGCATCGATTGTTGTTGTTGCCACTGCTCTGGCTTTGGCCCTGGTTTTTTTCCTGATTTTGCAGCCGGCCAGTGAGCAACAGTTCGAGGTAACGGCCCAGGCGGCGGCTGACAACGCCGCAATCCGGATTAACAGCTACCTGTCGCTGTTACAGCAAAGCGTGCAGGGCCTGGCAACGCAGCCCGGCCTTGTCGATACCGTCAGCAGTGGCGGCGATCTGTTGCAGGCTGCGACGCAGTTACAAAACAGCTTGCCCGGTGTCGCCGCCGTTTATGTCTTTCCACGTCGTGCCATCCCGCGCTCCGCCACCAACGACCCAATGTTGGGCTTTGCCGGTCTGGAGTTGGCGCGCAAGGCGGAAACCGGGCGCCCGCTTTTTCCGGATGCTTTTCCCCGCGACAACCACTGGTTCATCCATCTGGCGGCGCCGGTAAAAATGTCGGGCGACAATCCCGTAGCCGGCACCTTGTTAATGGTGTTTGACGCCACCAGCCTGCAGCTCCTGTTGGCAGAAGGCCAGAATAACGGCGCCCTGGCGCTGCGCCAGACCGTATCAGGAATGACCAGCATCTTGTTAAGTCAAGGCAGCGGCGTCGGAGAGCCTCGCGTTGTGACCCTGAAAAATCCGGATTGGAGCATTGCGTACACGCCCGCAGGGCAGGCGAAAATGCCGATAAACATTCTGTTGGCAGCGTTGCTGCTGGCGGTTCCGCTGCTGGTTGCAGCCATCGCGGTTTGGGTGTTGCTTAACCGTGCGCAGCGCTCGTTACGCCAAGACACTACCCTGGTTATCGAATGGGCTCATAAAGCTTACTCCGGTGAGCGCAGCAAGTTACCGGCTTTGCGCTGGGACGCAGTCGCGTCGCTCGCCGAGGTGCTTTATCGATTGTCCCAGGTCGTAGAAAAGCGTATCAGCAAGGCCGGTGAGAGCGCTCGCCCGGCAGCTGCGGATAAGAAACGGCCCACTGCAGAGGCTGAACCACTGTTCCAAGATAAAGACCTACCCAATGTGGATATGCTTGATGGCGACGAAGACGTTTTGGGTTTTGGCGCTGTGTCTGCCGAACCGTTGTTCGGTGCCGGCGCCTTGCCTGATTTAGAAGAGCTGGACCAGGCGCCGACGCTGTCAGCGGATATTTTCCGTGCTTACGACATTCGCGGCATTGTTGACGAAACCCTGACCGAAGCCGGCGTTAAACTGATCGGTCGGGCGATTGGTTCAGAGGCTTTGGCACGGGGCGTCAGCGCGCTGTGCGTGGGTTACGACGGTCGCCATTCCAGCCCTGGGCTGGCAGACGCGGTTGCTCAGGGGCTGATGGCCAGTGGGTGCAATGTTATACACGTTGGCGCGGTACCCACTCCGGTGTTGTATTTCGCCACTCACCAGCTTGATACAGGCTCCGGTGTCATGGTTACCGGGAGTCATAACCCGCCCAACTACAACGGCCTGAAGATCATGCTTGGCGGTGAAACCCTGTCTGGCGATGCCATTAAAGCCCTGCACCAGCGCATTCTTAACGGGAACCTGGCTCAGGGTGCCGGCAGTCAGTCGTCGGAAGACGTAAGGCGTGCCTATCTGGACACCATTGTTGGCGACATTGCCGTTGCCGCGCCGCTGAAAGTGGTGGTAGACGCCGGTAACGGCATCGCCGGTGAGCTGGGCCCTATGCTGATTGACGAGCTCGGCTGTGACGTTATTCCGCTGTATTGCGATGTTGATGGCGACTTCCCCAACCACCACCCGGATCCGGGAAAACCCGAGAATTTGCGGGACCTGATCGCTAAGGTTGAACAGGAAGGGGCTGATTTGGGTATTGCCTTTGATGGCGATGGTGACCGCATTGGCGTGGTAACTAACCGCGGCCGCATTATCTGGCCCGACCGCCTGTTGATGCTGTTTGCCCGCGATGTGGTGTCACGCAACCCCGGTGCCGACGTGTTGTACGACGTAAAATGCAGCCGTCGCCTTGCAGGGGTGATATCCCAAGCTGGCGGCCGGCCAGTTATGTGGAAAACCGGCCATTCGCTGATGAAAGCCAAAATGCGGGAAACCGGCGCTTTGCTGGCCGGGGAGATGAGCGGTCACATATTTTTTGCCGAACGCTGGTATGGTTTTGATGATGGCCTTTACGCTGCTGCGCGTTTATTGGAGATTCTCGGTATTGAAGACCGCCACAGCGATGAAGTGTTCGAGGATTTCCCCGAGGACATCAGCACGCCGGAGCTGAATATCGAAGTCACCGAAGCGTCTAAATTCGGCATTGTTGAGCGTTTGAGTGCTCAGGGTGAATTTGGCGACGGCAGTATCAGCACGATTGACGGGGTGCGGGTGGAGTATGGCGACGGCTGGGGCCTGTGCCGGGCCTCCAATACCACACCGGCGCTGGTGCTGCGTTTTGAAGCAGAATCCAAAGAGGCGCTGGAGCGCATAAAAACCGTGTTTCGTGAGCAGCTTCGGCATGTGGCACCAAAGCTGGATGTCACATTCTGAACCCTCGTGGTGAAATTCGAATTTTATAACAGTAAGGCAAAAGCATGTCGTTGAATCGTGAAACAGCCGTTCAGGTAGCGTCAGTACTCAGCAAGGGGCTGCCCTATATCCAGCGCTTTACCGGTAAGACCGTGGTCATCAAATACGGCGGCAACGCCATGGAAAACGAGGACCTTAAAAGCAGTTTTGCCCGTGATGTGGTGCTGATGAAGTTGGTGGGTATCAACCCCATTGTAGTGCACGGCGGCGGGCCGCAGATTGGTGAGTTACTGGCGCGATTAAATATCGAGTCACGCTTTGTAAACGGTATGCGGGTGACCGACGCCCAGACGATGGACGTGGTTGAAATGGTGCTTGGCGGCCAGGTTAATAAGGAAATTGTGTCGCTGATCAACGCCGAGGGCGGCACGGCCATTGGCTTGACCGGAAAAGACGCCAATTTGATCCGCGCCCGCAAACTGGAAGTGGTTGATCGCAGCCCGGAGCTGGAGCGTCCCGAAATTATTGATATCGGCCGTGTGGGTGAGGTCGTCAGTGTAAACGTGAGCGTTATCGACATGCTCACCCGCGGCAACGTGATACCGGTTATTGCCCCTATCGGCGTTGGCCCGGATGGCAAGTCTTACAACATCAACGCTGACTTGGTGGCCGGTAAAGTAGCTGAAGCCATGAAAGCCGAAAAACTCATTCTTCTGACCAACGTTTCCGGTTTAAAAAGCAAAGAGGGCAAGGTGCTGACCGGTTTGACCGCCAGCCAGGTCAACGACCTGATTGAAGACGGAACCATCCACGGTGGCATGTTGCCGAAAATACGTTGCGCTTTAAGTGCGGTTGAAAACGGCGTGCGCACGTCGCACATTATTGACGGCCGTGTGGCCAATGCGTGCTTGCTCGAAATCTTCACCGACGAAGGTGTGGGTACCTTGATCTCCAGGAACTGATCTCTAAAAACGGATCCTATGTGCAAGGAGTAAAGGCATGAAACGCCTGTTGTTATGGCTGCTGATTTTAACCGTTCTGGCCTGGGCCGGTTACAAGGGCAGCGTCTGGTGGCTTGCGGATCAGCGTATGAATGAGGCGCGGCTGGCCTTGAACCATTACGGTGTGCTGGAGCGCGGCGCAATCCATTCAGGCGTGCGCGGTCGGTTATTGCTAAAAGGCAGCCAGTGGCAAGACTTCCGCCTGACCCAGCCGCTTACTGTGCCCTTTGCAGAGTTAACCGCTCGTTCACCGGTATCATTAATCAATCTGTTGAATACCCCGTCTGCGGAGGCGTCGTACACGCTGAAGCTGGAAGGCCTGGGCCTGGCGCTCGATGCAACCATGTTCCGCAATTGGGTAACGGCTCAAGGCGCGAACAGTGACGGCAAAGCGGCGCTCTTCGCTCTGTCTTGCGCGCGAGACCCACGCCAACGCTTAAGTAGTGGTGACTTGATACGCATGGGCATTGGCGAAATGACCGGCGAGGCGCTGTTGCGTCAAAACGAACAGGGCTTTTACGCCGAACTGATCACCGACGAGCTCGGCAGTGTTGAATTGAACTGGCCTACCGCCTGGGTAGACTGGCGGGCGCCCCAAGAGGCGCTGGCTCGTAGTTCGCTAGACATCACTCTGCGCGACGGCGGTGTCATGCGACGCGTGGCTGCTTGGTGCGCTCGCGAGGCTGGCCTTTCAACCGAACAATGGGCTGGTCGTTCGGTGGCCCAGTTACGTTTGGGGCTGCTGGCGCGGGGCTGGCTAGCCAGTTCGCAGTTGCTAGCACTGTACCGCCAATGGTTGCTCGAGGGCGGCGAATTGCAAGCCACGCTGAGGTTGGCCGAACCCGCTCTGGGGTTGCCCATTTACACGGAAGAAACCAACGCATCCAGCCGCGTTGGTGCGACCGTATATTATAACGATGCGAGCGTGCCCGATGTGTTTCTGTTAAGCGATAGCAGCCTTTCGGCAACGCCACAACAACCGGTGTTTACGGCGCAACAGCCGCAAACGGCATCCGCCGAGGGCTGGTTGGTGCAGCCTGTCGCGGCAGCGGAGCAATGGCTTGGGCAAAAAGTCAGGGTTACGCTGCGCAACAACAATCGTGTAGCGGGCCGACTGGTGCGAGTAACCAACGATGAAATTGAGGTAGCTCGTCTGGTGGCCGGCGGCGAAGTGGCTTACCCCATGCAGCGTGTTGCGGTTGCTGGCCTCGAAGTATGGCGGCGTAACCGGCCGCTGAATTCAAACAATAATGATTGACGGAGAACCCGCAATGGCTCAGTTGACGGCAGTTCCAAGCAGTGCTGCGAGCGGTGGAGTTATGCCGCCATCTATTTTGGAGATGTTGACTGCACTGATTGCAGCACCCTCAATTTCCAGCTCCTCGGCGAAGTGGGATTCCAGTAATCGTGGTGTGATTGATTTGCTGGCGCAGTGGCTGGAGCCTATGGGTTTTGCTGTGGAAATTCTGCCGGTGCCGAACATGCCCGGGAAGTTCAATCTGATTGCTACCCTGGGCAGCGGTTCCGGGGGCCTTGTGCTAGCGGGGCACACCGACACGGTTCCTTACGACGAAAAACGTTGGCACAGCGATCCGTTCACACTGACCGAGCGGGATAACCGCTGGTATGGCCTTGGCACCTGC encodes the following:
- a CDS encoding acetylornithine deacetylase; the encoded protein is MKRLLLWLLILTVLAWAGYKGSVWWLADQRMNEARLALNHYGVLERGAIHSGVRGRLLLKGSQWQDFRLTQPLTVPFAELTARSPVSLINLLNTPSAEASYTLKLEGLGLALDATMFRNWVTAQGANSDGKAALFALSCARDPRQRLSSGDLIRMGIGEMTGEALLRQNEQGFYAELITDELGSVELNWPTAWVDWRAPQEALARSSLDITLRDGGVMRRVAAWCAREAGLSTEQWAGRSVAQLRLGLLARGWLASSQLLALYRQWLLEGGELQATLRLAEPALGLPIYTEETNASSRVGATVYYNDASVPDVFLLSDSSLSATPQQPVFTAQQPQTASAEGWLVQPVAAAEQWLGQKVRVTLRNNNRVAGRLVRVTNDEIEVARLVAGGEVAYPMQRVAVAGLEVWRRNRPLNSNNND
- a CDS encoding phosphomannomutase/phosphoglucomutase, encoding MKLGKKKTPDSQAPDHSKDAKPSMRAKKPSAKSDEGAGSANRMRTLGSVALSQASIVVVATALALALVFFLILQPASEQQFEVTAQAAADNAAIRINSYLSLLQQSVQGLATQPGLVDTVSSGGDLLQAATQLQNSLPGVAAVYVFPRRAIPRSATNDPMLGFAGLELARKAETGRPLFPDAFPRDNHWFIHLAAPVKMSGDNPVAGTLLMVFDATSLQLLLAEGQNNGALALRQTVSGMTSILLSQGSGVGEPRVVTLKNPDWSIAYTPAGQAKMPINILLAALLLAVPLLVAAIAVWVLLNRAQRSLRQDTTLVIEWAHKAYSGERSKLPALRWDAVASLAEVLYRLSQVVEKRISKAGESARPAAADKKRPTAEAEPLFQDKDLPNVDMLDGDEDVLGFGAVSAEPLFGAGALPDLEELDQAPTLSADIFRAYDIRGIVDETLTEAGVKLIGRAIGSEALARGVSALCVGYDGRHSSPGLADAVAQGLMASGCNVIHVGAVPTPVLYFATHQLDTGSGVMVTGSHNPPNYNGLKIMLGGETLSGDAIKALHQRILNGNLAQGAGSQSSEDVRRAYLDTIVGDIAVAAPLKVVVDAGNGIAGELGPMLIDELGCDVIPLYCDVDGDFPNHHPDPGKPENLRDLIAKVEQEGADLGIAFDGDGDRIGVVTNRGRIIWPDRLLMLFARDVVSRNPGADVLYDVKCSRRLAGVISQAGGRPVMWKTGHSLMKAKMRETGALLAGEMSGHIFFAERWYGFDDGLYAAARLLEILGIEDRHSDEVFEDFPEDISTPELNIEVTEASKFGIVERLSAQGEFGDGSISTIDGVRVEYGDGWGLCRASNTTPALVLRFEAESKEALERIKTVFREQLRHVAPKLDVTF
- the dut gene encoding dUTP diphosphatase — translated: MTRKKLQIRVLDERIGQSIAFPAYATDGSAGLDLRACLSQPLVLDPGDTQLIGTGLAIHIADPALAALILPRSGLGHKHGIVLGNLVGLIDSDYQGELMVSCWNRGQTRFTVEPGERLAQLVLVPVVQAEFEVVDEFDSSHRGTGGFGSTGRN
- the argB gene encoding acetylglutamate kinase; the encoded protein is MSLNRETAVQVASVLSKGLPYIQRFTGKTVVIKYGGNAMENEDLKSSFARDVVLMKLVGINPIVVHGGGPQIGELLARLNIESRFVNGMRVTDAQTMDVVEMVLGGQVNKEIVSLINAEGGTAIGLTGKDANLIRARKLEVVDRSPELERPEIIDIGRVGEVVSVNVSVIDMLTRGNVIPVIAPIGVGPDGKSYNINADLVAGKVAEAMKAEKLILLTNVSGLKSKEGKVLTGLTASQVNDLIEDGTIHGGMLPKIRCALSAVENGVRTSHIIDGRVANACLLEIFTDEGVGTLISRN